From a region of the Cucumis sativus cultivar 9930 chromosome 6, Cucumber_9930_V3, whole genome shotgun sequence genome:
- the LOC101207284 gene encoding probable protein phosphatase 2C 42 isoform X2, producing the protein MLREFMNLLSLCWKPFGHPTDNFTSVGVIGTNCGAKDTKDTLLWFYDYGHYASGDFSMAVVQANQVLEDQSQIESGPFGTFLGIYDGHGGPDAARYVCDNLFRRFQEHQGVVTRETILNAFRRTEEGFTAVVSELWSTQPQIATVGTCCLVGVIHEQTLYIASLGDSRAVLGKKVGNTGEIAAIQLSTEHNANLDEIRQELSEMHPNDPQIVVQRHGVWRVKGIIQVSRSIGDVYLKHAQYNNERINAKFRLPEPIDMPILTAVPTIIAHPLHQNDSFLIFASDGLWEHLTNEKAVDIVHNHPRAGSAKRLVKAALQEAARKREMRYSDLRKIDKKVRRHFHDDISVIVLFFNHDLISRNNVHLDQPLSVRSAFDH; encoded by the exons ATGCTCCGGGAATTCATGAATCTGCTCTCTCTTTGTTGGAAGCCTTTTGGGCATCCTACTGATAATTTCACCTCTGTTGGTGTTATTGGGACCAATTGTGGTGCCAAAGACACCAAAGACACCTTACTTTGGTTCTATGATTATGGTCATTATGCTTCCGGTGACTTCTCCATGGCTGTTGTTCAAGCCAACCAAGTCCTTGAAGACCAGAGCCAAATTGAATCTGGCCCTTTTGGTACTTTCCTCGGTATCTACGATGGTCATGGCGGTCCCGACGCTGCTCGTTATGTTTGTGATAACTTGTTTAGACGTTTCCAAG AACATCAGGGAGTGGTGACTCGTGAAACCATTCTGAACGCTTTTCGTCGAACAGAAGAAGGGTTCACGGCTGTCGTGTCAGAGTTATGGAGTACTCAACCCCAGATAGCAACAGTTGGGACGTGCTGTCTAGTAGGGGTTATACACGAGCAGACACTCTACATTGCGAGCCTGGGGGATTCTCGTGCTGTGTTAGGGAAGAAAGTTGGCAACACTGGTGAGATTGCTGCCATTCAATTATCAACTGAGCATAATGCAAATCTTGACGAAATCAGGCAAGAGTTAAGCGAGATGCATCCAAATGACCCTCAAATTGTGGTCCAAAGACATGGAGTTTGGAGAGTGAAAGGAATTATACAG GTTTCTAGATCCATTGGGGATGTCTATTTGAAGCATGCTCAgtataataatgaaagaatCAATGCTAAATTTAGGCTTCCTGAGCCAATTGATATGCCTATATTGACTGCTGTACCTACAATTATTGCTCACCCTCTTCATCAAAACGATTCTTTTCTCATATTTGCATCTGATGGACTTTGGGAACACCTAACCAATGAAAAAGCAGTGGATATTGTTCATAATCATCCACGTGCA GGAAGTGCAAAAAGGCTTGTGAAGGCAGCCCTTCAAGAAGCAGCTCGAAAACGAGAGATGCGGTATTCAGATCTCCGAAAGATTGACAAGAAAGTTCGGCGTCATTTCCACGATGACATTAGTGTTAtcgttttatttttcaaccacGATCTTATATCCAGAAACAATGTCCACCTAGATCAACCATTATCAGTAAGAAGTGCTTTTGATCattga
- the LOC101207284 gene encoding probable protein phosphatase 2C 42 isoform X1, translated as MLREFMNLLSLCWKPFGHPTDNFTSVGVIGTNCGAKDTKDTLLWFYDYGHYASGDFSMAVVQANQVLEDQSQIESGPFGTFLGIYDGHGGPDAARYVCDNLFRRFQEEHQGVVTRETILNAFRRTEEGFTAVVSELWSTQPQIATVGTCCLVGVIHEQTLYIASLGDSRAVLGKKVGNTGEIAAIQLSTEHNANLDEIRQELSEMHPNDPQIVVQRHGVWRVKGIIQVSRSIGDVYLKHAQYNNERINAKFRLPEPIDMPILTAVPTIIAHPLHQNDSFLIFASDGLWEHLTNEKAVDIVHNHPRAGSAKRLVKAALQEAARKREMRYSDLRKIDKKVRRHFHDDISVIVLFFNHDLISRNNVHLDQPLSVRSAFDH; from the exons ATGCTCCGGGAATTCATGAATCTGCTCTCTCTTTGTTGGAAGCCTTTTGGGCATCCTACTGATAATTTCACCTCTGTTGGTGTTATTGGGACCAATTGTGGTGCCAAAGACACCAAAGACACCTTACTTTGGTTCTATGATTATGGTCATTATGCTTCCGGTGACTTCTCCATGGCTGTTGTTCAAGCCAACCAAGTCCTTGAAGACCAGAGCCAAATTGAATCTGGCCCTTTTGGTACTTTCCTCGGTATCTACGATGGTCATGGCGGTCCCGACGCTGCTCGTTATGTTTGTGATAACTTGTTTAGACGTTTCCAAG AAGAACATCAGGGAGTGGTGACTCGTGAAACCATTCTGAACGCTTTTCGTCGAACAGAAGAAGGGTTCACGGCTGTCGTGTCAGAGTTATGGAGTACTCAACCCCAGATAGCAACAGTTGGGACGTGCTGTCTAGTAGGGGTTATACACGAGCAGACACTCTACATTGCGAGCCTGGGGGATTCTCGTGCTGTGTTAGGGAAGAAAGTTGGCAACACTGGTGAGATTGCTGCCATTCAATTATCAACTGAGCATAATGCAAATCTTGACGAAATCAGGCAAGAGTTAAGCGAGATGCATCCAAATGACCCTCAAATTGTGGTCCAAAGACATGGAGTTTGGAGAGTGAAAGGAATTATACAG GTTTCTAGATCCATTGGGGATGTCTATTTGAAGCATGCTCAgtataataatgaaagaatCAATGCTAAATTTAGGCTTCCTGAGCCAATTGATATGCCTATATTGACTGCTGTACCTACAATTATTGCTCACCCTCTTCATCAAAACGATTCTTTTCTCATATTTGCATCTGATGGACTTTGGGAACACCTAACCAATGAAAAAGCAGTGGATATTGTTCATAATCATCCACGTGCA GGAAGTGCAAAAAGGCTTGTGAAGGCAGCCCTTCAAGAAGCAGCTCGAAAACGAGAGATGCGGTATTCAGATCTCCGAAAGATTGACAAGAAAGTTCGGCGTCATTTCCACGATGACATTAGTGTTAtcgttttatttttcaaccacGATCTTATATCCAGAAACAATGTCCACCTAGATCAACCATTATCAGTAAGAAGTGCTTTTGATCattga